The Sander vitreus isolate 19-12246 chromosome 10, sanVit1, whole genome shotgun sequence genome contains the following window.
actaaggtctatataaaagagacttcagatacagtattaggggaccactaaggtctatataaaagagacttcagatacagtattaggggaccactaaggtctatataaaagcatccaaagagcaccaggTCATGGACctttaaacttttgccgtatccgggcggcaaaactccgaacacatcttccttttttaagaatgacttcagtgcttaactccaagtcttccagagtcgcggccaaagctgaTTTGAAAGACCGtcgttcgccagcagcagcagccatcttctttgttttcaagtagcagggaattcacgcggaaccgttgcaactctgccgtccttatgttaagcccgcccaccgactctatacacaatgtgattggcctgaccagaatttggtttggCTTTATGTTGTGGGGCCACATCAGTTCCGTCAGGATGGCTTGCTTTTGGGGAATTTGATCACAGCAAATTCAATTAATTCCTACGGTATGGAATCACCACTGCAACTTGCTGTGGCTAAGGAGTAGCGTGTAGCTTCATTAGCTACACttagctgctgctgcaacactgcCTGACAACAGTTTTACAGACCTCTCTTTCACAATGGCAGTTTAAGGGAcaattagttaaaaaaaaagacgatGTTGTGCACATCCATGTAGTTGCTGGTGCAGGGCAAAACAAGTAAATGTAGAAAGAAGGTAAAGTCCGCACAAAAGCTTAATGCTCCGGAAATGTACTTTAATAGTGCAATTTAGACACACGTTTCGGCCCACAATTTGGCCGAAAcattgtgtgtcttgtgtgagGACTTTACCTTCTTTGAACAGTTTAAGGGACATTGCCACTGAGACCGTTAGCTCCAATGTGAGCTTTGTGCTAGCATGAAATTAAAGACCTTCTAttgagatgcacacacacatttatttcgATCTTTAAACTTACTGCTTTGCACGCCAGTAAATCTGGGTGTGTTGAATCACATTGAAATGAACTGAACACTGGTGAGCGTTGGCCATTTAATAATAAGAGGAAATTTAAAGAATGAGCAAGAGGTTCAGAGTACGAGGGAGATTAGAGAGTGACTACAATATTGCTGACAGCACCGATATTATTAGTGATATGCAGAATTACTACGAGTTATCTGCAAGTGTCCATAATTAATATAAGAATCTCAATagaaactgctttgctaacggAAGCATTTGTCAAgtaatttttaataaaaaccgattttgtgtgtgtgtgtgtgtgtgtgtgtgtgtgtgtatgtgtgtgcattttgcaGGAAGCACAGAGTTGCAGCCTCCCATTGTCACTTCATTTAGAAATTGAATGGACTAAATACGGATCCCTGGTGAACCCCCAAGCTCAGATTGTGAACATCAAAGAAGTCATCCAAACCAACACCACCAGTTTGGTAAGACTCGCTCTTACATAAATACTGGCAGGTTTTTGCGGGGGAAAAAATCCAAAGATGCATGGGCAATCTAATGATttctactgtctgtctgactgccgTGCTCTCCCACAGGACATGTTGTCTGGAGGCAGCAGCATCCTGTCCGTCAGGAGCTCAGCGGCCTTCGTTCcagtctctgctgctgctcttcctgGTTCCAGAGCCACACCCACCATCAACGCAAGACTGCCCTTTGACTTCTTCTTCCCTTTTGTCTGAACACTCCACGCGGGTTCCACTCACCAAGTGTCGGGTCCATTTGACCAAACACACCGGTTTGACCACGAGCACTGTTTGTATGATCACTGTGTTCCCGTAGATTGTgtgaatataatgtatatacGATGTTTGTAAAAAGatttaacaaatgttttttttaataaatgaaatCACTTCATTTATTgacatgttctttttttacacAACATACAATTCTTTTTGAAATGTCACTAAGCAGACGTACAGTTAGTTTTATGTACAAGTCATCAGTGTGAGGAATGTTAGTTACGTAGAAATTGAGGCCATCGTGGCTTTATGGAGTGATCATCTGACATTCATTCGAAATAACCTTTGACATGGATATGGATCTATTGATacagatattaaaaaatatatatttctcttCAGGTAATGTAGTAACGGTTAAGGAATATTGAAATCAGGTCTAAAAGTAAAGTTCATCATGGAATGTATAGGTTGAAAGAGTGCCCAAAGGTACTGTACGTGATATAAATGAGATTGAAGAGTAGCTCTACAGCAGCGGGCTCCAGGAGTTAGGAGTCTATGGCGTGTTTCTTCAGGAGGGCTTCCAATCTCTGGTTCTCCTGTTCCTGAGACGGACAGAGACACACGGAGACAAGAGTCAGTCGGTTGTTGGATTCAGTTcaatttttataatttataagttatactctttattgaaaAAGCAGTGTCCAGGAGGTGAagtggcatctctccagctaccagtccacctccGTCCTTCGGTCTGCATGGGGACTTGCaccagcgaccctccggttcccaacacAACTCCctatggactgagctactgccacccccaatTGTGTAACCCAAAGTTCATAGATTTCTGTCTTAAGCTTTTTccaatggtggaatgtaactaagtacatttactcaagtactgtacttgccacgccactttctacttctactccgctacgctacatttcagagagaaatattgtactttttactccactacattcatctgacagctttagttactagttactttacacattacaaTTTTTGCTCATACCACATATGTagttataaatgaaactagccaacaatataacggcctacaagtccagttgaaatgattagaccattaaagacttagttgattgacagaacggTTTTGATCgcttccagtttctaaaatgtgagggtttttctgcattaagtacttttaatacttctaGTACATTTTCCTagtgatacttacatacttctTACTGAAGTAACATGTTCACTGGAGTATTTTACAtagtggtattagtacttttacttaagtaaaagatatGAATGCTTCTTTCACCACTGGCGGTTTCTGGTAAAGTACTGTGATGTTGGGGTTCGTGCAGGGAAGATGCATTACGCACAACCTGTCTGACCGTCTGAGTGCTCCAGTTCATTCCCCCATTggacctttatttatttttagcattCTGAGACCTGAGCGTTTACTTTGATACAATGTCATCATGACTGATAAAACCAATTACCAGggctacaaaaataaaacataagttgaactcgttttttttcttttaaacagtTAAAGAGCTGAAATAAAACTGAAGCcactattatttttttcttctgtcaaaTGTAAATACTTCTACTGTTTAAGCTGATTAAATACACACCAGGTGTATGTCTGTAAATGGAGGATATAAAGCACCCCCGCCCCCCCCAGGTTGCCAAATGACCTTAAAATGTCTCCATATCCTCAATCACAGCCGTGGCCCCGAGGACATCACATGTATAAACTCCTTTATATGATATTAATCTCTGCTCGAGTGTGTCAGAAACCTCATATGCTGAACTTCTAAATTAAAGTAAATGTGAGCCTGTCTGATGTGGTATGAAGCAGTTGGAAGGACTGACCAGTTTGTCGCAGCGCTCCTGCAGCTGCGTGACTCTCTGAACCAGGTGGTCATAGCTCTCCTTCAGCTTGTGGAGCTTGTGGTCTGCACGGTTCTTCACCGACACCAGGATACCTGCGACACATTCAAACTGTCACCAGGATACCTGCAACACGTTACCTAAACACAGCCACCCTACTGTATGTAGCAACAAGGGCGTAGGTTATGTTTCAACATCGGGGTAATGGATCCAACATGGTACAAATCCATAGCTGTTCGCGGTAAGTATGTCCAAGCCCCCATccccaaataaataataacaccTTTCAAAACAGAAACACCCTATACATACTTGTAGGCAGAGTGTTACTGACCGTTGATGATTCGGGCCACCCTCCAGAGTCGCAGCAGGATGAGCAGGCCCGTCCCAACAAACTCGTCTTCATGGAAGATGAACACAATGTCCAACACGAAGGAAAGCACCACCACCAAACCGTCAAACACCTCAAACTTGTGTTGAAAGAACTCCAGGCGGTAGGCAAACAGCTTACCGAGCAGCTCCACTATGAAGAACGTGAGAACGGCCAGGCTCAGGTAGTGGAACACCTGCAGAGAACCACGGGTCAGTCCACAGGTCTGGATAATAAACTGGGAGTCAGTGGACTAATCTGTGTCTCACCTCCGGCGCAAGGTGGCCATGTTCCAGCTTGATAACAGACAGATCGATGAGCAGCTCGGCCAGAACAAAGATGGCGTCCAGGATGACCAAACACACCACCAACACCTGAAAGcaaagtagggctgaacgatttggggggaaaaaaatctaattgcgaGTGGCCACTCCTCAAGCTGATCACTTTTGCCTGgctgtctctgcatttgggtcctgcTATTCTCTGAGCTGTGACACAGGGACGGGAACATAGATACGAACTGCCAGCAATAAGTGTCTTTCTTTTAATAGGCATGGGACATTGAACAGTCaaatacagaacatttatcacaaaagttataataatcatttaaaaaaaaattccaataaaataatatcagcATTTTTCTGTAAACTGAAGTTTCTGATACGCCTCAGTTCATAGCAGCATCTACTTATTGcaccttctaccatcatgttaaataaagttatacaaaataaataaaaagtgctGGGGAGAAAACGTTGTGTCTAGATGGAGACACACAAGAGGCTGATAAATGTCCTGCAGTGATGTCACTGCAGAGTCTGAGGacaatcgtgtgtgtgtgtgtgtgtgtgtgtgtgtgtgtgtgtgtgtgtgtgtgtgtgtgtgtgtggcgctggGGGAGGAAAAAGTTGATTTGAACGTGCTGATTGGTACAGCTGTGTTGAGCACAGCTAGGTCACAGTTTTTTCGACCGTGGTAAACGAGTTATGGGAATATGATATGAGACGAAAAGGAgaacttattttattttgtttgattaGTTTTGTGAGAGTTACTTCGGTAAAAACAGTTTGTGTTAAAGCACGCCATCATCTACACCAGACCCACACATAAATTAAAGACCAAGAACAAATGTGCGCATACAATATATGACAAACTTGTCTGCTTTTCTCtgtatatcatatatacagtatataccagGAAggatatatatagtgtatatgtatataaaagCGAAAAAAGAAACACCCCTTTTTCAGGAcattgtattttaaagatacttttgtaaaaattaaaataacttcattgtaaagggtttaaacaatgttttccatgcttgttcaatgaaccataaacaattCATGAACACGCACCTGTTGAACTGtcgaaaagacaataacagcttGCAGGCGGTAGACAAATAAGGTCACAGTTATAAGAAAATTAGGAAAGAGACCTTTCTACTAtctctgaaaaacaccaaaatgaaAGACGCCCAGGGTACCTGCTAATCTGCGTGAACGTGCCTTAGGCATGGTGCAAGGaggcatgaggacagcagatgtggcaagggcaatacattgcaatgtcgctactgtgagacgcctaagacagcgctacagggagacaggaagcacagctgatcgTCCTCGCAGTGGCAGACCACGTATAACAACACTTGCATAGGATCGGTCCATCCGAATATCACACCTGcgggacaggtacaggatggcaaCATTACCCAtaagaactggccagtctggtgcagaacatgaggaggagatgcactgcagtacttaatgcagctggtggccacgcCAGATACTGAGGGCTACTTTTGATTATATTTCTCTCTATATCACTGTgaattgaatatatttgggtttggGACCactgttggacaaaacaagcactttgaaGATGTCCCTTAGAAATGACGGGTCTGTTCCCACATCTGCACCCACACCAGTGACATCACAGTGGAGAAACCATGAAATGTTGGCTCATAGAATGATGGATCATTTGAAAGCAGCGCGGCCTACCTGGAAGCGCTCGGAGCCATAGAGCCTTTGCAGGGACTCCCTGAAGGTCGTCGTGGGTGGGAACTGCCCCGTGGCGGGACTCAGCTCCTCGCTGGTCACGTGCAGCGCCTCCTCGTCCAGGTGGACTGGCTGGACGTCGCCCACAGCGGTGAAGTAGCCCAGGTACCGAGCCATGGCGCCAGGCTCCAGACCCCCAGCTCAGATCACCTTACAGGGAACCAgctgtggaagaagtattcagatcctttacttccataaaagtactaataccacactgtgaaaatactctattacaagtaaaagtcctgcaagttttatcaggaaaatgtagttaaagtattacaagtatAGAAACATCCTCCCATtatagaaagtgtaaaggatccaaacagttgtgtgtttaatggtctaatcatttcagctggacttgtaggccgttatattgttggctagtttcatttagaataaagCATCAGatattataaactacatgtgttttgtgtccagaaaccttaatgtgtaaagtaatttgtaactaaagctgtcagatgaatgtagtggagtaaaaagtacaataattctctctgaaatgtagcggagtagaagtagaaagtggcatgaaaagaaaagactcaagtaaagtacaagtacctgaaatgtgtgcttaagtacagtacttgagtacatgtacttaaaTACATTCCACCCCTGGAGGGAACAATGGAAGGGTCATTCCAATCAAATATGAATTCAAATGTAGAGCAGACGCTGTACAGCGGGGTTACACAGCTGTTTCTGTGTAGGCTACAACTTCATAAAGGGCAACttagaatctctctctctctctctctcgataaCCGCAAAGCCAAATATTTGAAAAGTTGAAGACTGATGCCAATCTGTGCAGGCAGAGTGAAACTGTTTGTACTTCTTCCACCCTTGAGTGAGCTctgtaaaaaatgtcagcaTCTGGGCAGAGTTCCTCATCTGTTAGTCAATCAGACTTtacttctccttttttttttttggtttgcaaCATGTTATTGAGAAACCAAACCATAGGCGCCCTTCTTAAATAGTCATTCCTCCACACAATCATAGAGCTATAGAGATTGTACAGATGAACCCCATCATAATCCATCCCTGGTAAAGCAGATCAAACTGCCACCACATCCTCTCTCTACACAGGTACATGAAGCCAGGACATCGTTGAGTGTAGCATGTATCAGCCTAACAACTAAAAGAGCAATGGTTGGATTGTTTAAAGCTAcgttgtgtaagaatttctcccatttaGCAGTGAaactgtatatgacaaccaactgaatattactttctagcccttcccattccgagcgcgttttaactcctacggtggccgaacccgaaattagctcttagtatctccatcgtttacacgcagctgttctggCCAcgccaatattaactttggtcttgttgctttgtcgcgttgtcgttttaattctctttttcgcttccctggcgagtaatctccccctggcattcgtcatgGTGCCACtctggtgccactgagtgtaagagGGCCATAGATAGTAAAATGAATGGACAAAGCGACGCCGTAGACTTCCACAGAGAcgagtgaagtctattagaagcacttatccggtgatggctgagcgttactgcacttgacgacgtaaatgtgacgtgagcaacctgtagctgtgccaagagaaatctcaatcattcccaatcttgcagatggagagcgtaggtatatgtgcTCAAGGGGATAAGCTTCTcgcaaacctcctatggcgccattttgatgctaccaagccatcacctcccgttagcattccattgactgccattcattttggcgccactttgacagcgaataactttacatctgaagcgtttaaagactctatttgtccattgtttatttctaaagaaacacgacaatgtataaaaggctccattaccttgtacctcacgttatggctccgtagcagacg
Protein-coding sequences here:
- the hvcn1 gene encoding voltage-gated hydrogen channel 1, with protein sequence MARYLGYFTAVGDVQPVHLDEEALHVTSEELSPATGQFPPTTTFRESLQRLYGSERFQVLVVCLVILDAIFVLAELLIDLSVIKLEHGHLAPEVFHYLSLAVLTFFIVELLGKLFAYRLEFFQHKFEVFDGLVVVLSFVLDIVFIFHEDEFVGTGLLILLRLWRVARIINGILVSVKNRADHKLHKLKESYDHLVQRVTQLQERCDKLEQENQRLEALLKKHAIDS